The following proteins are encoded in a genomic region of Pseudodesulfovibrio mercurii:
- a CDS encoding chloride channel protein, whose product MPFHRLINYWKDFVKSYRTVTSFRWLIIGVVVGTLSGLVAAGFFWLVESGKFLIQHHLAGIVSPDPAGEGLFEGPAGQFRPWVIPVFTTGTALLTGWLVKTFIPETINGGTDGTDATINAFHNSGGIIKGRVAIIKGLCSVLTIASGGSAGREGPITQMGAGIGSWLAKLMNMSAKERRMLLLAGAAGGLGAIFRAPLGGALTAVEVIYREDFESEAILPSVMSSVVSYSIFTFFYGTDPIFGIPRFTFHDPRELIFYALLAFVCAAVGWLYVKTFYTIKYHVFFPLKEKIGLVWSMGLGGLAMGLLGILYPYTAQNGLVTGGILSGGYGWLELAILGQIPALGMCYIIIGKTLATSVTIGSGMSGGMFAPALFVGGMSGGLVGKLGHHFFPNIVTQPGAYILVGMAAFFAGVANAPIGPLIMVTELTQGYGLLAPLMLASALCIVLGRGYSLYEHQVENKFDSPAHAEDATINILEQMHVSDFYNPGDVIVLEEGTTLKALTDIIAHSDQFYFPVRSQDGTYVGMVSIHNVRSWMFEEELHELVVVRDLMSRPVYVRPDYDLYQALLRFVNTDYGQIPVVSETDTSDILGLINRDDVFLAYAEAIAEVKGEGQGEAALSAELQPPAKAS is encoded by the coding sequence ATGCCTTTTCACAGACTGATCAATTACTGGAAGGATTTCGTCAAATCCTACCGCACGGTGACCTCGTTCCGATGGCTGATCATCGGCGTGGTCGTCGGCACCCTGTCCGGGCTCGTGGCCGCGGGCTTCTTCTGGCTGGTGGAGAGCGGCAAGTTCCTCATCCAGCACCATCTGGCGGGCATCGTCTCCCCGGACCCGGCGGGCGAGGGCTTGTTCGAGGGTCCGGCGGGCCAGTTCCGGCCGTGGGTCATCCCGGTCTTCACCACGGGCACGGCCCTGCTCACCGGCTGGCTGGTCAAGACCTTCATCCCCGAGACCATCAACGGCGGAACGGACGGCACGGACGCGACCATCAACGCCTTCCACAACAGCGGCGGCATCATCAAGGGCCGCGTGGCCATCATCAAGGGACTGTGCTCGGTCCTGACCATCGCCTCGGGCGGATCGGCCGGACGCGAGGGCCCCATCACCCAGATGGGCGCGGGCATCGGCTCCTGGCTGGCCAAGCTCATGAACATGTCCGCCAAGGAACGGCGCATGCTCCTGCTGGCCGGCGCGGCGGGCGGCCTGGGGGCCATCTTCCGCGCCCCGCTCGGCGGCGCCCTGACCGCCGTGGAGGTCATCTACCGCGAGGACTTCGAGTCCGAGGCCATCCTGCCCTCGGTCATGAGTTCGGTGGTCTCCTACTCCATCTTCACCTTCTTCTACGGCACGGACCCCATCTTCGGCATCCCGCGATTCACCTTCCACGACCCGCGCGAGCTGATCTTCTACGCCCTGCTGGCCTTTGTCTGCGCCGCGGTGGGCTGGCTCTACGTCAAGACCTTCTACACCATCAAATATCACGTCTTCTTCCCCCTCAAGGAGAAGATCGGCCTGGTCTGGTCCATGGGACTGGGCGGCCTGGCCATGGGGCTGCTCGGCATCCTCTACCCCTACACCGCCCAAAACGGCCTGGTCACCGGCGGCATCCTGTCCGGCGGCTACGGCTGGCTCGAACTGGCCATCCTCGGCCAGATTCCGGCCCTGGGCATGTGCTACATCATCATCGGCAAGACCCTGGCCACCTCGGTGACCATCGGCTCGGGCATGTCCGGCGGTATGTTCGCCCCGGCCCTGTTCGTGGGCGGCATGTCCGGCGGCCTGGTGGGCAAGCTCGGCCACCACTTCTTCCCGAACATCGTCACCCAGCCCGGCGCGTACATCCTGGTCGGCATGGCCGCCTTCTTCGCGGGCGTGGCCAACGCCCCCATCGGCCCGCTGATCATGGTCACCGAACTGACCCAGGGCTACGGCCTGCTCGCCCCGCTCATGCTCGCCTCGGCCCTGTGCATCGTGCTCGGACGCGGCTACTCCCTCTACGAGCACCAGGTGGAGAACAAGTTCGACTCCCCGGCCCACGCCGAGGACGCGACCATCAACATCCTCGAACAGATGCACGTCTCGGACTTCTACAACCCCGGCGACGTCATCGTCCTGGAAGAGGGCACCACCCTGAAGGCGCTGACCGACATCATCGCCCACTCGGACCAGTTCTACTTCCCGGTCCGCAGCCAGGACGGCACCTACGTGGGCATGGTCTCCATCCACAACGTGCGCAGCTGGATGTTCGAGGAGGAACTGCACGAACTGGTGGTGGTCCGCGACCTCATGTCGCGGCCGGTCTACGTCCGCCCGGACTACGACCTGTACCAGGCCCTGCTCCGCTTCGTGAACACGGACTACGGCCAGATTCCGGTGGTCTCCGAGACCGACACCTCGGACATCCTCGGCCTGATCAACCGCGACGACGTGTTCCTGGCCTACGCCGAGGCCATCGCCGAGGTGAAGGGCGAGGGCCAGGGCGAGGCCGCCCTGAGCGCCGAACTGCAACCCCCGGCCAAGGCAAGCTGA
- the hslV gene encoding ATP-dependent protease subunit HslV, translating to MELRGTTIVAVKDENGTAVAGDGQVTLGQAVAMKHTARKVRRIYKDRVSIGFAGATADAFTLSERFESKLETYAGNLLRAAVELAKDWRTDKYLRKLEAMLLAADGEHILIISGTGDVIEPDDGVAAIGSGGSYALAAARALQQNTDLPAETIARKAMEIAADICVYTNNHITIETQAK from the coding sequence ATGGAACTCAGAGGAACGACCATCGTTGCGGTCAAGGACGAAAACGGCACCGCCGTGGCCGGTGACGGCCAGGTGACCCTCGGCCAGGCCGTGGCCATGAAACACACCGCCCGCAAGGTCCGGCGCATCTACAAGGACCGTGTGAGCATCGGCTTCGCCGGGGCCACCGCCGACGCCTTCACCCTGTCCGAGCGGTTCGAATCCAAGCTCGAAACCTATGCTGGCAACCTGCTGCGGGCCGCCGTGGAGCTGGCCAAGGACTGGCGCACGGACAAGTACCTGCGCAAGCTTGAGGCCATGCTGCTGGCCGCCGACGGGGAGCACATCCTGATCATCTCCGGCACCGGCGACGTCATCGAACCCGACGACGGCGTGGCCGCCATCGGCTCGGGCGGCTCCTACGCCCTGGCCGCGGCCCGCGCCCTGCAACAGAACACCGACCTCCCGGCCGAGACCATCGCCCGCAAGGCAATGGAGATCGCCGCCGACATCTGCGTCTACACCAACAACCACATCACCATTGAGACGCAGGCCAAGTGA
- a CDS encoding hybrid sensor histidine kinase/response regulator has product MSKTETILLVDDQPENISIMIEALYPLYTLLAATDGATALERAAGDPRPDLILLDVMMPGMSGHEVCRRLKEDPATRDIPVIFVTSLDAPDDEARGLRAGASDYIAKPISPPVVQARVRAHLDLKLAREQLQRHNEALEERVRERTAEVVRAQRERVESLKHFADAMAHQIRNPVMSIGGIAGLLLRKVPEGSSLASYAEAVREDSLRLESLVGVISEYVSLSVGEFSDVEAAGLMDAALDRARGFAASSGRELMVDGGLQPGLVRVDERIVVTALAEIAVNAVEFSGTGRVRLTVQGGPGMFADQLAEAGLTVPGRERYGIRMADDGPGIDQAVLPYVTDPFFTTKAQGVGMGLTKVKRVICDEHGGTLLVLSPATEDGERPGTAVVFDLPLA; this is encoded by the coding sequence ATGAGCAAGACCGAGACCATACTCCTGGTGGACGACCAGCCCGAGAACATCAGCATCATGATCGAGGCGCTGTATCCCCTGTACACCCTGCTGGCCGCCACCGACGGGGCCACGGCTCTGGAGCGCGCGGCGGGCGACCCCCGGCCGGACCTGATCCTGCTGGACGTGATGATGCCGGGCATGAGCGGCCACGAGGTCTGCCGGAGGCTCAAGGAAGACCCGGCCACGCGGGACATCCCGGTCATCTTCGTGACCTCCCTGGACGCCCCGGACGACGAGGCCAGGGGACTGCGCGCCGGTGCCTCGGACTACATCGCCAAGCCCATCAGTCCGCCCGTGGTCCAGGCCCGGGTGAGGGCGCATCTGGACCTCAAGCTGGCGCGGGAGCAGTTGCAGCGCCACAACGAGGCCCTGGAGGAGCGGGTCCGGGAGCGCACCGCCGAGGTGGTCCGGGCCCAGCGGGAGCGGGTGGAGAGCCTCAAGCACTTCGCCGACGCCATGGCCCACCAGATCCGCAACCCGGTCATGTCCATCGGCGGTATCGCCGGGCTGCTCCTGCGCAAGGTACCGGAGGGCAGTTCGCTGGCCTCCTATGCCGAGGCCGTGCGCGAGGACAGCCTACGGCTGGAGAGCCTGGTGGGGGTCATCAGCGAGTACGTCTCCCTGTCCGTGGGGGAATTCTCCGACGTGGAGGCGGCCGGGCTTATGGACGCGGCCCTGGACAGGGCGCGCGGATTCGCGGCGTCCTCGGGCCGGGAGCTGATGGTGGACGGCGGCCTGCAACCGGGTCTGGTCAGGGTGGACGAGCGCATCGTGGTCACGGCCCTGGCCGAGATCGCGGTCAATGCCGTGGAATTTTCCGGCACGGGGCGCGTGCGTCTGACCGTCCAAGGCGGGCCGGGCATGTTCGCCGACCAGCTGGCCGAGGCCGGGCTGACCGTTCCCGGCCGGGAGCGCTACGGCATCCGCATGGCCGACGACGGACCGGGCATCGACCAGGCGGTCCTGCCGTACGTGACCGATCCCTTCTTCACCACCAAGGCGCAGGGCGTGGGCATGGGGCTGACCAAGGTCAAGCGGGTCATCTGCGACGAGCACGGCGGGACCCTGCTCGTCCTGTCGCCCGCCACGGAGGACGGGGAACGGCCCGGAACGGCGGTCGTCTTCGACCTGCCCCTGGCCTAG
- a CDS encoding macro domain-containing protein translates to MQRTWSAGPGRLSVREGDITRLTVDAVVNAANSRLAGGGGVDGAIHRAAGIDRLQAACREIIREIGSLPPGEAVITPGFGLPARHIIHTVGPIWRGGANSEPELLGNAYRNSLALAHRHDIQTLAFPAISCGVYGYPVEDAARIALTVLKEGIEAGLVIEAVMVLHGEAAYDTWSRIAEDIL, encoded by the coding sequence ATGCAGAGAACATGGAGCGCAGGCCCCGGACGGCTGTCCGTCCGCGAAGGCGACATCACCCGGCTGACCGTGGACGCCGTCGTCAACGCGGCCAACTCACGCCTGGCCGGGGGCGGCGGCGTGGACGGAGCCATCCACCGCGCGGCCGGGATCGACCGGCTCCAGGCTGCCTGCCGGGAGATCATCCGCGAGATAGGTTCCCTGCCGCCCGGCGAGGCGGTCATCACGCCGGGCTTCGGCCTGCCCGCACGGCACATCATCCACACCGTCGGCCCCATCTGGCGCGGCGGCGCAAACAGCGAGCCCGAGCTGCTCGGCAACGCCTACCGCAACAGCCTCGCCCTCGCCCATCGACACGACATCCAGACCCTGGCCTTTCCGGCCATCTCCTGCGGCGTCTACGGCTATCCGGTCGAAGACGCGGCGCGCATCGCGCTCACGGTCCTCAAGGAAGGGATCGAGGCGGGACTGGTCATTGAAGCGGTCATGGTCCTGCACGGCGAAGCGGCCTACGACACCTGGTCGCGCATCGCCGAAGACATCCTGTAA
- the hslU gene encoding ATP-dependent protease ATPase subunit HslU, with translation MSNLTPREIVSELDKYIIGQEAAKRMVAIAMRNRWRRQQLDPELRDEIAPKNIILMGPTGVGKTEIARRLARLANCPFFKVEATKFTEVGYVGRDVESMIRDLMEIGVNMVRKEETEKVRIKAEKNAEERLLDLLLPGKKPQPGGAMGFFQGGQDGAVEKIEPPREDATREKFRQMFRAGQLDEREVEMQVTVQSGASVEIMAIPGMEEMGSNLQNAFSNMFPGKRKARKMKIKDAYQLLIDEEADKLIDPDTVNELARERVEQQGILFIDEMDKIASRHDQMGGGSADVSREGVQRDLLPIVEGSVVNTKYGMVKTDHILFIAAGAFHFAKPSDLIPELQGRFPLREELASLHKEEFYKILTEPRNALTVQYKALLQTEGVTVDYTREALEEIAVMAEKINEETENIGARRLYTIMEKILANLSYEAPDKSGSQVVIDRDYVVAQLGEVIEDRDLSRYIL, from the coding sequence ATGAGCAATCTGACCCCCCGTGAAATCGTATCGGAACTGGACAAGTACATCATCGGCCAGGAGGCGGCCAAACGCATGGTGGCCATCGCCATGCGCAACCGCTGGCGCAGGCAGCAGCTCGATCCGGAGCTGCGCGACGAGATCGCGCCCAAGAACATCATCCTGATGGGCCCCACCGGCGTGGGCAAGACCGAGATCGCCCGCAGGCTGGCCCGCCTGGCCAACTGCCCGTTCTTCAAGGTCGAGGCCACCAAGTTCACCGAGGTGGGCTACGTGGGCCGCGACGTGGAGTCCATGATCCGCGACCTCATGGAGATCGGCGTGAACATGGTCCGCAAGGAAGAGACCGAAAAAGTCCGCATCAAGGCCGAGAAGAACGCCGAGGAACGTCTCCTCGACCTGCTCCTGCCCGGCAAGAAACCGCAGCCCGGCGGGGCCATGGGCTTTTTCCAGGGCGGCCAGGACGGCGCGGTGGAGAAGATCGAGCCGCCCAGAGAGGACGCCACCCGCGAGAAGTTCCGCCAGATGTTCCGCGCGGGCCAGCTGGACGAACGCGAGGTGGAGATGCAGGTCACGGTTCAGAGCGGGGCGTCCGTGGAGATCATGGCCATCCCCGGCATGGAGGAGATGGGCTCCAACCTGCAGAACGCCTTTTCCAACATGTTTCCGGGCAAGCGCAAGGCCCGCAAAATGAAGATCAAGGACGCCTACCAACTGCTCATCGACGAAGAGGCCGACAAGCTCATCGACCCGGACACGGTCAACGAGCTGGCCAGGGAGCGCGTGGAGCAGCAGGGCATTCTGTTCATCGACGAGATGGACAAGATCGCCTCGCGCCACGACCAGATGGGTGGCGGCTCGGCCGACGTGTCACGCGAGGGCGTGCAGCGCGACCTGCTGCCCATTGTCGAGGGCAGCGTGGTCAACACCAAGTACGGCATGGTCAAGACCGACCATATCCTGTTCATCGCGGCCGGGGCCTTCCACTTCGCCAAGCCGTCGGACCTCATCCCCGAGCTCCAGGGCCGGTTCCCCCTGCGCGAGGAGCTGGCCTCCCTGCACAAGGAGGAGTTCTACAAGATCCTGACCGAGCCCAGGAACGCCCTGACCGTGCAGTACAAGGCCCTGCTCCAGACCGAGGGCGTGACCGTGGACTACACCAGGGAAGCCCTGGAGGAGATCGCGGTCATGGCCGAGAAGATCAACGAGGAGACCGAGAACATCGGCGCGCGCAGGCTTTACACCATCATGGAGAAGATCCTGGCCAACCTGTCCTACGAGGCCCCGGACAAGTCCGGCAGCCAGGTCGTCATCGACCGCGACTACGTGGTGGCCCAGCTGGGCGAGGTCATCGAGGACCGCGACCTGTCGCGTTACATCCTGTAG